A window of Aliarcobacter trophiarum LMG 25534 contains these coding sequences:
- the tyrS gene encoding tyrosine--tRNA ligase — translation MEKRLEEALNEIKRGTAEIIDIEGIEKNIKRYFETGKTFFVKVGFDPTAPDIHLGHTVLIQKMATFQKYGAVVQFLIGDFTATIGDPTGKSETRKVLSKEDVLNNAQTYKEQVFKILDPAKTEVVFNSTWLNELGTGGIISLASNLTVARMLERDDFSKRYTSNTPIAVSEFLYPLLQGYDSIALKSDVELGGTDQKFNLLMGRTLQKAYGLNKQQAVLMMPILEGLDGVQKMSKSLGNYIGVTDEPFDMFGKVLSISDELMWRYFELLSSRSLKEIEELKAGVEDGSFHPKKIKEELATEIVDRFHGVGVGVEAKKEFERVFAKKDIPTDIEEFVFNSEVWICQAMVDSKLVDSTSQARRDIKSNAVSINQEKISDDKINLSLGEYIIQKGKKSFVKVIIK, via the coding sequence ATGGAAAAAAGATTAGAAGAAGCATTAAATGAGATAAAAAGAGGAACTGCTGAGATTATTGATATAGAGGGAATTGAGAAAAATATTAAAAGATATTTCGAAACGGGTAAGACATTTTTTGTAAAAGTTGGATTTGATCCAACTGCTCCTGATATTCATCTTGGACATACAGTTTTAATACAAAAAATGGCAACTTTCCAAAAATATGGAGCAGTAGTACAGTTTTTGATTGGAGATTTTACTGCAACAATTGGAGACCCAACAGGAAAAAGTGAGACTAGAAAGGTTTTAAGCAAAGAGGATGTTTTAAACAATGCACAAACATATAAAGAGCAAGTTTTTAAAATATTAGACCCAGCTAAAACAGAAGTAGTATTTAATAGTACATGGTTAAATGAGTTAGGAACTGGTGGAATTATCTCTCTTGCTTCAAACCTAACAGTTGCTAGGATGCTTGAACGTGATGATTTTTCAAAAAGATATACAAGTAACACTCCAATAGCAGTAAGTGAGTTTTTATACCCTTTACTTCAAGGATATGACTCAATAGCTTTAAAAAGTGATGTAGAGTTAGGTGGAACTGATCAAAAGTTTAATCTACTAATGGGAAGAACTCTTCAAAAAGCCTATGGTTTAAATAAACAACAAGCAGTTTTAATGATGCCAATTTTAGAGGGTCTTGATGGAGTACAAAAGATGTCAAAATCTTTAGGAAACTATATAGGTGTTACAGATGAACCTTTTGATATGTTTGGAAAAGTTTTATCTATAAGCGATGAACTTATGTGGAGATATTTTGAACTCCTTTCAAGTAGAAGTTTAAAAGAGATTGAAGAGCTAAAAGCTGGAGTAGAAGATGGCTCTTTTCACCCTAAAAAGATAAAAGAGGAGTTAGCAACTGAGATAGTTGATAGATTCCATGGAGTTGGTGTTGGAGTTGAAGCAAAAAAAGAGTTTGAGAGAGTTTTTGCTAAAAAAGATATTCCAACAGATATAGAAGAGTTTGTATTTAATAGTGAAGTTTGGATTTGTCAAGCTATGGTTGATAGTAAATTAGTAGATTCAACTTCTCAAGCAAGACGAGATATAAAATCAAATGCTGTATCAATTAATCAAGAGAAAATAAGTGACGATAAGATAAACTTAAGCCTTGGAGAGTATATTATTCAAAAGGGTAAAAAAAGCTTCGTAAAAGTAATTATAAAATAA
- a CDS encoding nitronate monooxygenase — MKIGKYEIKHPIIQGGMGVGISWDQLAGHVSLEGGLGVISAVGTGYYRKLSPNVNIVMKKDKPKEVLNFYSKEALKEIVDNARKICGNLPLAVNILYAINDYGRVVRDACEAGANIIITGAGIPTNMPEFTKNFPDVALVPIVSSARALKLICKKWQRYNKIPDAVIVEGPLSGGHQGFKYEDCFKEEFQLENIVPPVLEEVKNWGNIPVIAAGGVWNKKDIDKFLALGCAGVQMATRFIGTFECDADVNFKNVLLNAKEEDIVLMGSPVGLPARGVKTNLQFSIENKTAPKVQCISNCVAPCNRGTEAKIVGYCIADRLGAAYKGDLETGLFFSGSNGYKIDKIISVKELMEKLTKGE; from the coding sequence TTGAAAATAGGAAAATATGAGATAAAACATCCAATTATTCAAGGTGGTATGGGTGTAGGAATTAGCTGGGATCAACTTGCTGGGCATGTTAGTCTTGAAGGTGGGTTAGGAGTAATTTCAGCTGTTGGAACAGGTTATTATAGAAAACTTAGCCCAAATGTAAATATTGTTATGAAAAAAGATAAGCCAAAAGAGGTTTTAAACTTTTATAGTAAAGAAGCTTTGAAAGAGATTGTTGATAATGCTAGAAAAATATGTGGTAATTTACCACTTGCAGTGAATATTTTATATGCTATAAATGATTATGGAAGAGTTGTACGAGATGCTTGTGAAGCTGGAGCTAATATTATAATTACTGGTGCTGGAATTCCTACAAATATGCCAGAGTTTACAAAAAACTTTCCAGATGTAGCATTAGTTCCTATAGTTTCAAGTGCAAGAGCTTTAAAACTTATTTGTAAGAAATGGCAAAGATACAATAAAATTCCAGATGCAGTTATTGTTGAAGGTCCTTTAAGCGGTGGACACCAAGGTTTTAAATATGAAGATTGTTTTAAAGAAGAGTTTCAGCTAGAAAATATAGTTCCTCCTGTACTTGAAGAGGTAAAAAACTGGGGGAATATTCCAGTAATTGCTGCTGGAGGAGTTTGGAATAAAAAAGATATTGATAAGTTTTTAGCTTTAGGATGTGCTGGTGTTCAAATGGCTACAAGATTTATTGGAACTTTTGAATGTGATGCTGATGTTAATTTTAAAAATGTACTTTTAAATGCAAAAGAGGAAGATATAGTTTTAATGGGCTCTCCTGTTGGTCTTCCAGCACGAGGAGTTAAGACAAATCTTCAATTCTCAATAGAGAATAAAACTGCTCCAAAAGTTCAATGTATATCAAACTGTGTAGCTCCTTGTAATCGTGGAACTGAAGCAAAGATAGTTGGATATTGTATTGCTGATAGACTAGGAGCAGCATATAAAGGAGATTTAGAGACAGGGTTATTTTTCTCTGGTTCAAATGGTTATAAGATTGATAAAATAATATCTGTTAAAGAGCTAATGGAAAAATTAACTAAAGGAGAGTAG
- a CDS encoding N-acetylmuramoyl-L-alanine amidase family protein: MRKDETQKINDLKKIIELGKKLNKDVRPDEKKLSVLSKNSKLSNSKTIQNTQNKQQNILYSIKNVTTSNNSIIVDFNVDIKKDDIKFFELKPSPLYRDVFDINGYFKDALATKLTIQGEEQITIGQFKPDVLRIVVSGNSNPDTSYRVGKRQLIIDINSKQTAKKIEPIKETSKPTVVATQNSDDKIDLVNAIRSISSNEDKITIKFNKKISKNDLKYTTLKQNGNFEYIFDITGKYKYTEPTKLILNSIDKVITTDNKNSVRVRLIDKNKPKIKYVLTQNEITIEVLENTKTSKEQTSPIANTNTKPVTKQVQNTKSTNKTIVIDAGHGGDDVGAVGPNKEYEKVINLEVAKYLDNILKQRGYKVYLTRSTDKFIKVMDRTILANEKNADLFISIHTNSMPKEKASSTSGIETFFLSPARSERAKRVAALENKDDIREMSESSKNVFLESLNRPRITASHKFAIDVQSGLLQAARTKYKDTKDTGVKEGPFWVLVGAQMPSILIELGFISHPVESKRLYERDYQQLLANGIANGIDSYFLKNP; encoded by the coding sequence TTGAGAAAAGATGAAACTCAAAAGATAAATGATTTAAAAAAGATTATAGAGTTAGGTAAAAAATTAAATAAAGATGTAAGACCTGATGAGAAAAAACTATCAGTTTTAAGTAAAAATAGTAAACTTTCAAATTCTAAAACTATTCAAAATACTCAAAATAAACAACAAAATATTTTATACTCTATTAAAAATGTAACAACTTCAAATAACTCTATAATAGTTGATTTTAATGTTGATATAAAAAAAGATGATATCAAGTTTTTTGAGTTAAAACCTTCACCTTTATATAGAGATGTTTTTGATATAAATGGTTATTTTAAAGATGCTCTTGCTACAAAACTAACAATTCAAGGGGAAGAACAAATTACAATTGGTCAGTTTAAACCAGATGTTTTAAGAATAGTTGTATCAGGTAATAGTAATCCTGATACATCTTATAGAGTAGGGAAAAGACAACTAATAATAGATATAAATAGTAAACAAACAGCTAAAAAAATAGAACCAATAAAAGAGACTTCAAAACCAACAGTTGTAGCTACACAAAATAGTGATGATAAGATAGATTTAGTAAATGCTATTCGTTCTATCTCTTCAAATGAAGATAAAATTACTATAAAATTTAATAAAAAAATTTCAAAAAATGATTTAAAATATACTACACTTAAACAAAATGGTAATTTTGAGTATATTTTTGATATTACTGGAAAATATAAATATACAGAACCTACGAAGTTAATATTAAATAGTATAGATAAAGTTATTACAACTGATAATAAGAATAGTGTAAGAGTAAGATTAATAGATAAAAATAAACCTAAGATTAAATATGTTTTGACACAAAATGAGATAACTATAGAAGTTTTAGAAAATACAAAAACATCTAAAGAACAAACTTCTCCAATAGCAAATACTAATACTAAACCTGTTACAAAACAAGTTCAAAATACAAAAAGTACAAATAAAACTATTGTTATAGATGCTGGTCATGGTGGAGATGATGTTGGTGCAGTTGGACCAAATAAAGAGTATGAAAAGGTAATAAATTTAGAAGTAGCAAAATACCTTGATAATATTTTAAAACAAAGAGGTTACAAAGTCTATTTAACTCGTTCAACTGATAAATTTATAAAAGTTATGGATAGAACAATTTTAGCAAATGAGAAAAATGCTGATTTATTTATTTCAATACACACAAACTCTATGCCCAAAGAGAAAGCTAGTAGTACAAGTGGTATTGAGACATTTTTCTTAAGTCCAGCAAGAAGTGAAAGAGCAAAAAGGGTAGCTGCTCTTGAGAATAAAGATGATATTAGAGAGATGAGTGAGAGTTCAAAAAATGTTTTTCTTGAGAGTTTAAATAGACCAAGAATTACAGCTTCACATAAGTTTGCAATAGATGTACAATCTGGACTTTTACAAGCTGCTAGAACAAAATATAAAGATACAAAGGATACAGGTGTAAAAGAGGGTCCATTTTGGGTCTTAGTTGGTGCTCAAATGCCATCTATTCTTATTGAGCTAGGTTTTATATCTCATCCTGTTGAGAGTAAAAGATTATATGAAAGAGATTATCAACAACTTTTAGCAAATGGTATTGCTAATGGAATAGATTCTTACTTTCTAAAAAATCCTTAA
- a CDS encoding NUDIX hydrolase, with product MSQSKTYGIVPYLVTKKSIKILLCLDVASDDKWGCLKGTKRRNESAFMCAKREFFEESSISIDIELFEEYFEQLNKDKDIGIWLVNASNIENLDRYFVGNSLKSEYLSWENSKVKFFSLKKLPKIKSMQKVLVSQIKDFLESKNLFH from the coding sequence ATGAGTCAATCAAAAACATATGGTATAGTTCCATATTTAGTAACAAAAAAAAGTATCAAAATCCTTTTGTGTTTGGATGTTGCTAGTGATGATAAATGGGGTTGTCTAAAAGGAACAAAAAGAAGAAACGAAAGTGCCTTTATGTGTGCAAAAAGAGAGTTCTTTGAAGAGAGTTCAATATCAATAGATATTGAACTCTTTGAAGAGTATTTTGAACAGCTAAATAAAGATAAAGATATTGGAATTTGGCTTGTTAATGCTTCAAATATAGAGAATTTAGATAGATATTTTGTTGGGAATAGTTTAAAAAGTGAATATCTATCTTGGGAGAATTCAAAAGTAAAATTCTTTTCACTAAAAAAACTACCAAAGATAAAATCAATGCAAAAAGTATTAGTATCTCAGATTAAGGATTTTTTAGAAAGTAAGAATCTATTCCATTAG
- a CDS encoding LptF/LptG family permease: protein MRILTKYIIEKYLKNFIIILLSLEIFFVGIDFLQNFKSLPQSANLQLLYIFYNGFFTLTLTLPLSIVFAWITTLIILIKNNEYVAFYSLGAKKGDIFLPVLSLGLIFLFILIVLQMTPLAYSYEQKKKILENEYFSSTKSDIFLKYNDNFVYFQKLFPLEKKAENIHIFKIDGKDVIETIVAQKAYFQNNKWYVVDAKVTTKPKDIDMNSKLTIRYEKFLNTLDGFQPKILDNVYEARNESSLLDAINAMFLLEKQGVNTSKIRGNIYNQLFVPFFVIPILFLVFAYSSLNSRFFRLGAFVSFGIFGTLIIWGIFFFLYKITSSGVLNPELSLLLPIAIWFTLAFYIYKIKIKTI from the coding sequence ATGAGAATATTAACAAAATATATAATTGAAAAATATCTTAAAAACTTTATTATAATTTTACTATCTTTAGAGATATTTTTTGTAGGAATTGATTTTTTACAAAACTTCAAATCTCTTCCACAATCAGCAAATTTACAACTATTATATATATTTTATAATGGATTTTTTACACTTACTTTAACTCTTCCTTTATCTATAGTTTTTGCTTGGATTACAACTTTAATAATACTTATTAAAAATAATGAATATGTTGCTTTTTACTCTTTAGGAGCAAAGAAAGGAGATATATTTCTTCCTGTATTATCTTTGGGTTTAATCTTCTTATTTATCTTAATCGTACTACAAATGACCCCTTTAGCATACTCTTATGAACAAAAAAAGAAGATTTTGGAAAATGAGTATTTTTCAAGTACAAAGAGTGATATATTTTTGAAATATAATGATAATTTTGTCTATTTCCAAAAACTTTTCCCATTAGAAAAAAAGGCTGAAAATATACATATTTTTAAAATAGATGGGAAAGATGTTATTGAGACTATTGTTGCACAAAAAGCATATTTCCAAAATAACAAATGGTATGTTGTAGATGCAAAAGTTACTACAAAACCAAAAGATATTGATATGAATTCTAAACTCACAATCAGATATGAGAAATTTTTAAATACACTAGATGGTTTTCAACCAAAGATATTAGACAATGTATATGAAGCAAGAAATGAATCATCTTTATTAGATGCTATAAATGCAATGTTTTTACTTGAAAAACAAGGGGTAAATACTTCAAAAATAAGAGGAAATATTTATAATCAGCTATTTGTTCCATTTTTTGTAATTCCTATTCTTTTTTTAGTCTTTGCATATAGCTCTTTAAATAGTAGATTTTTTAGGCTAGGAGCATTTGTATCTTTTGGTATTTTTGGTACTTTGATTATTTGGGGAATTTTCTTCTTTTTATATAAGATTACAAGTTCAGGAGTTTTAAATCCTGAGTTATCTTTATTATTACCAATTGCTATTTGGTTTACTTTGGCATTTTATATTTACAAAATTAAAATAAAAACCATATAG
- the pth gene encoding aminoacyl-tRNA hydrolase — protein MYLIVGLGNIGEKYQNTRHNIGFLVVDFMTKNLNITSITNSNFQSTLLKAGYNLFSKPTTYMNNSGVAVRAIMDYYKVDLENIIIIHDDIDLPFGTVKFKIGGGHGGHNGLRSLDSHISKDYIRVRIGIGKPQDKDDVANYVLSDFSKIEFEELNKTIIPHVAKAINALKESDIDEVKAKFTLKLR, from the coding sequence ATGTATTTAATTGTTGGTCTTGGAAATATTGGTGAAAAATACCAAAATACAAGACACAACATTGGATTTTTAGTCGTAGATTTTATGACTAAAAATCTAAATATAACTTCTATTACTAACTCAAATTTTCAATCAACTCTTTTAAAAGCAGGATATAATCTATTTTCTAAACCAACTACATATATGAATAATTCAGGAGTTGCCGTTCGTGCAATTATGGACTATTACAAAGTTGATTTAGAAAATATTATTATTATTCACGATGATATAGATTTACCTTTTGGAACTGTTAAGTTTAAAATAGGTGGTGGACATGGTGGACACAATGGCTTAAGATCTTTGGATAGTCACATAAGCAAAGATTATATACGAGTTAGAATTGGAATTGGAAAACCGCAAGATAAGGATGATGTTGCAAATTATGTTTTAAGTGATTTTAGTAAAATAGAGTTTGAAGAGTTAAATAAAACAATAATTCCTCATGTAGCTAAAGCAATTAATGCTTTAAAAGAGTCTGATATTGATGAAGTTAAAGCTAAATTTACATTAAAATTGAGATAA
- a CDS encoding 50S ribosomal protein L25/general stress protein Ctc, with product MLEGILRDSITKPAVKALRKDGYLIANIYGKGLENISAAFKRNEYIKYLKNKTTLAFDVKVDGKVLSVVVKEYQKDAITSELLHVDLMVAQKGVRASYFIPVAVTGSAKGLKNKGLLMLHTRRIPVKCTIENLPNNITLDVTNLDTGDNILLRDITLPADVDCYLDPRVPIVGVIKAK from the coding sequence ATGTTAGAGGGTATCTTAAGAGATAGTATAACAAAACCAGCAGTAAAGGCACTAAGAAAAGATGGATATTTAATTGCAAATATCTACGGAAAAGGTCTTGAAAACATTTCTGCAGCATTTAAAAGAAATGAGTATATTAAATATTTAAAAAATAAAACTACTTTAGCTTTTGATGTAAAAGTAGATGGAAAAGTTTTAAGCGTAGTAGTAAAAGAGTATCAAAAAGATGCTATTACTTCTGAGTTACTACATGTTGATTTAATGGTTGCTCAAAAAGGTGTTAGAGCTTCATATTTTATCCCAGTTGCAGTAACTGGAAGTGCAAAAGGTCTTAAAAACAAAGGTCTTTTAATGCTACATACTAGAAGAATTCCAGTTAAATGTACAATTGAGAATTTACCAAATAACATCACTTTAGATGTTACAAATTTAGATACTGGAGATAATATCCTTTTAAGAGATATTACACTTCCAGCAGATGTTGATTGTTATTTAGACCCACGAGTTCCAATCGTTGGCGTAATTAAAGCTAAATAA
- a CDS encoding inorganic phosphate transporter, whose protein sequence is MSVLWDALNNIDKITIALLILSLSIALFYEMINGFHDTANAVAMIIYTNSMKAGYSVIMAGIMNFLGVLLGGIGVAYVIVHLLPLDIMVSSNQSATLVMIFSLLISAVIWNLGTWYFGLPVSSSHSLIGSIIGVSIAFGMLNGFTFSQSVNWKVVYGILTVLALSPLLGFGFAFLLMKVSRKTIKHPKFYKTPVIGDKKKKPNFWMRTGIILTGAGVSFAHGSNDGQKGIGLIMIILIGILPTYYALNMEAHQYKIMQTRDSAANLSKFYADNKDTITNFIEKKQLTSALKIENKIAECNINKVHNTTLEISNKLDGLKSYSELSKSDRWKIHTAVLCSDNFFGQVERAYKSIDNDKSNYISDQRKQLITSTEYVPFWVIFAVALMLGIGTMIGYKRVVHTIGEKIGSKPINHMQGAVAQAMAMITILLANFAHAPVSTTHIVSSSVAGTMVAEPEGGVQKKTINTILIAWAITLPVTSLMGAGIYIVLNYFMS, encoded by the coding sequence ATGTCAGTCTTGTGGGATGCCTTAAACAACATAGATAAAATTACTATTGCTTTGTTGATTTTGTCATTAAGTATTGCACTTTTTTATGAAATGATAAATGGATTTCATGACACAGCAAATGCAGTTGCTATGATAATATACACAAACTCTATGAAAGCTGGATACTCTGTAATCATGGCTGGAATTATGAACTTTTTAGGTGTTCTTCTAGGTGGAATTGGTGTTGCTTATGTTATTGTACATTTGCTACCGCTTGATATTATGGTCTCTTCAAATCAAAGTGCAACTTTGGTGATGATTTTTTCACTATTAATCTCTGCTGTTATTTGGAATTTAGGAACATGGTATTTTGGTCTTCCAGTTTCAAGCTCTCACTCTTTGATTGGCTCAATTATTGGAGTTAGTATTGCATTTGGTATGCTAAATGGTTTTACCTTTTCACAAAGTGTAAATTGGAAAGTTGTTTATGGAATTTTGACAGTATTGGCTCTTTCTCCTCTTTTGGGTTTTGGTTTTGCATTTTTGCTTATGAAAGTTTCAAGAAAAACTATAAAACATCCAAAATTTTATAAAACTCCTGTTATTGGAGACAAAAAAAAGAAGCCAAATTTTTGGATGAGAACAGGAATAATATTAACAGGAGCAGGAGTTAGTTTTGCGCATGGTTCAAATGATGGGCAAAAAGGAATAGGTCTTATTATGATTATTCTGATTGGAATTTTACCAACTTATTATGCTTTAAATATGGAAGCTCATCAATATAAAATTATGCAAACTAGAGATAGTGCAGCAAATTTATCAAAATTTTATGCGGATAATAAAGATACTATTACAAACTTTATTGAGAAAAAACAACTTACTAGTGCATTGAAGATTGAGAATAAAATTGCAGAGTGTAATATTAATAAAGTACACAATACAACACTAGAAATTTCTAATAAACTAGATGGTTTAAAATCTTATTCTGAGCTATCAAAAAGTGATAGATGGAAAATCCATACTGCAGTTTTGTGTTCTGATAACTTCTTTGGACAAGTTGAAAGAGCATATAAATCAATAGATAATGATAAATCAAACTATATATCTGATCAAAGAAAACAGTTAATAACATCTACTGAATATGTACCATTTTGGGTTATTTTTGCAGTTGCTTTGATGCTTGGTATTGGAACTATGATAGGATATAAAAGAGTTGTTCATACTATTGGTGAGAAAATAGGTTCAAAACCAATAAATCATATGCAAGGTGCTGTTGCACAAGCTATGGCTATGATTACAATTTTATTGGCAAACTTTGCACATGCTCCTGTTAGTACTACTCATATAGTTTCAAGCTCTGTTGCTGGAACAATGGTGGCTGAACCAGAAGGAGGAGTTCAGAAAAAAACTATAAATACAATTTTAATAGCATGGGCTATTACTTTACCTGTCACATCTTTGATGGGAGCAGGTATTTACATAGTTTTAAACTATTTTATGAGTTAA
- a CDS encoding monooxygenase: protein MAYILQVDFPHSGIFGKEFSEAFTDLAKDIANEDGLLWKIWTENKDEKIAGGIYYFKDLTNANRYLEKHTKRLESFGYKDIRAKIFEANLPLSKICKASFL from the coding sequence ATGGCATATATTTTACAAGTAGATTTCCCACATAGTGGAATTTTTGGAAAAGAGTTTAGTGAAGCATTTACAGATTTGGCAAAAGATATAGCAAATGAAGATGGTCTTTTATGGAAAATATGGACTGAAAATAAAGATGAAAAAATTGCTGGTGGGATTTACTATTTCAAAGATTTAACAAATGCAAATAGATATTTAGAAAAACATACAAAAAGGCTAGAAAGTTTTGGATACAAAGATATAAGAGCCAAAATATTTGAAGCAAATTTACCTTTAAGTAAAATTTGTAAGGCTAGTTTTTTATAA
- the kdsA gene encoding 3-deoxy-8-phosphooctulonate synthase, with amino-acid sequence MITIMTGPCVLEDMDTVLKIAERLKPLSEDKRVDFYFKASFDKANRTSLSSFRGPGLDEGLKIFEKIKKEFGYKVVTDIHESYQAAPAGEIMDILQIPAFLCRQTDLLVAAAKTPAKINIKKGQFLAADAMKHPVEKVLNTRGISEVNYENSEKAGVWLCERGNTFGYGALVVDMRNLLLLRQYAPVIFDATHSVQIPSTGGTTGGNSSFVPYMARAAASVGVDGFFFETHIDPKVAKSDGPNMLHIDTLYKTINEIFAIKDALGN; translated from the coding sequence ATGATTACAATTATGACAGGACCATGTGTTTTAGAAGATATGGATACAGTTTTAAAAATTGCAGAGAGATTAAAACCTCTTAGTGAAGATAAAAGAGTAGATTTTTACTTTAAAGCTAGTTTTGATAAAGCAAATAGAACAAGCTTAAGCTCTTTTAGAGGTCCAGGACTTGATGAAGGTTTAAAAATATTTGAAAAAATCAAAAAAGAGTTTGGCTACAAAGTAGTTACAGATATTCACGAATCTTATCAAGCTGCACCTGCTGGTGAAATTATGGATATTCTACAAATTCCAGCATTTTTGTGTAGACAGACTGATTTACTAGTAGCTGCTGCTAAAACTCCTGCAAAAATAAATATCAAAAAAGGGCAATTTCTAGCTGCTGATGCTATGAAACACCCTGTTGAAAAAGTTTTAAATACAAGAGGAATAAGTGAAGTAAATTATGAAAATAGTGAAAAAGCTGGAGTTTGGCTTTGTGAAAGAGGAAATACTTTTGGATATGGTGCTTTAGTTGTAGATATGAGAAATCTACTTCTTTTAAGACAATATGCTCCTGTAATTTTTGATGCAACTCATAGTGTGCAAATTCCAAGCACTGGTGGAACAACTGGTGGAAATAGCTCATTTGTTCCATATATGGCAAGAGCTGCTGCTAGTGTTGGGGTTGATGGATTTTTCTTTGAGACACATATCGACCCTAAAGTAGCAAAAAGTGATGGTCCAAATATGCTTCATATTGATACTTTATATAAAACTATAAATGAGATTTTTGCTATTAAAGATGCTTTAGGAAACTAA
- a CDS encoding DMT family transporter has translation MEENVNKAIKYMLLASFLFALMGVSAKELSDNLSTIEVVFFRNVFGVFFILFSIYKSPLKQIGGKFWLLIFRGVAGFSALLFFFYNIANIPLGEAMTFSKTSTIFTALLAYFFLKEHIGFKGWIGVFIGFIGILFIAQFDGSTLKKTDYLGILSGVGAALAYTSIRELRKFYDSRAIVLSFMGVGTVLPLLFMIFSEFYTNPNLDFMLGIFMMPKPEDWIFIILLGIFSTYAQIYMTKAYSFAKAGIVGTVSYSNIVFSIILGLFMGDSFPSFIVLFGIILIVLSGIMVSKK, from the coding sequence TTGGAAGAAAATGTAAATAAAGCTATAAAGTATATGCTTTTAGCCTCTTTTTTATTTGCTCTAATGGGAGTTTCTGCAAAAGAGTTAAGCGATAATTTAAGTACTATTGAAGTTGTATTTTTTAGAAATGTTTTTGGAGTATTTTTTATACTTTTTTCTATCTATAAATCTCCTCTAAAACAGATTGGTGGAAAGTTTTGGCTACTAATTTTTAGAGGAGTTGCTGGTTTTTCTGCCTTGCTATTTTTCTTTTATAATATTGCAAATATTCCTTTGGGAGAAGCTATGACTTTTTCAAAAACCTCTACAATATTTACAGCTCTTTTAGCATATTTCTTCCTAAAAGAGCATATTGGATTTAAAGGTTGGATTGGAGTATTTATAGGGTTTATTGGAATACTTTTTATTGCCCAATTTGATGGAAGCACTCTTAAAAAAACAGACTATTTAGGTATTTTATCAGGTGTTGGAGCAGCTTTGGCATATACAAGCATAAGAGAGCTTAGAAAATTTTATGATAGCCGTGCAATAGTTCTATCTTTTATGGGAGTTGGAACAGTTTTACCCCTACTATTTATGATATTTAGTGAGTTTTATACAAATCCTAATTTAGATTTCATGCTAGGAATATTTATGATGCCAAAGCCTGAAGATTGGATATTTATTATCTTACTTGGAATTTTTTCTACATATGCACAAATTTATATGACAAAGGCCTACTCTTTCGCAAAAGCTGGAATAGTAGGAACTGTTTCATATAGTAATATAGTTTTTTCTATAATTTTGGGGCTTTTTATGGGAGATAGTTTTCCATCTTTTATAGTGCTTTTTGGTATAATCTTAATTGTACTTAGTGGAATAATGGTTAGTAAAAAATGA